The DNA sequence GCCCAAAATCAGCGTGCTACGTCAACACATCCGATTATGTCTGGCAGGATCAACAATGGCAGCGTGCACGCGAGCAAGCAAACTGGTTGCATCAACCACTATCAATTTATGAGCTTCACCTAGGCTCCTGGCATCGCAATGAGCACGGTGGCTTTCTAAATTATCGCGAGCTGGCCGAGCGCCTGGTGCCATACATCAAGGAGCTGGGATTCACCCACATCGAGCTATTGCCCATCACCGAGCATCCGCTGGATGCCTCCTGGGGCTATCAGGCGCTGGGCTATTTTGCCCCCACCAGTCGTTTCGGTTCGCCCGATGATTTCCGCTATTTCGTCGATTTGTGCCATCAAAACAATATCGGCGTCATTCTCGACTGGGTGCCTGCGCATTTCCCCAGCGACAGCCATGGCCTGGCGCGATTTGACGGCACCGCGCTGTACGAACACGACGATCCACGCAAAGGTTTTCATCGCGACTGGGGCACCTTGATTTACAACTACAGCCGGCCAGAGGTGAAAAATTTCCTGCTATCCAGCGCTTTTTATTGGCTGGAAGAATTCCATCTGGATGGTCTGCGCGTCGATGCCGTCGCCTCAATGCTGTATCTGGATTATTCGCGCGATCCCAATGACTGGATTCCCAATCAATACGGCGGCAGGGAAAATCTTGAGGCCATCGATTTCCTGCGTGAAATGAACAGCGTCACCCACGCTGAACATCCAGGCACGCTGATCATGGCCGAGGAATCCACCGCTTGGCCTGGCGTATCCCGCCCGGTGTATACCGGCGGCCTGGGTTTCAGCACCAAGTGGAACATGGGCTGGATGCATGACACGCTCGATTACATGCAACACGATCCAGTCCATCGCCACTTTCATCACAATCAACTGACGTTTGGCTTGCTGTATTCTTTCACCGAAAACTTTATTTTGCCGTTCTCTCACGATGAGGTTGTCCACGGCAAAGGCTCGCTACGCAGCAAAATGCCCGGCGATGAATGGCAGCAGTTCGCCAACTTGCGCCTGCTGTACACCTACATGTTCACCTATCCCGGTAAAAAGCTGCTGTTCATGGGTTGTGAATTCGGCCAGGGCCCGGAATGGAACCATCAACATTCGCTGGACTGGTATGTGCTGCAATATCCGCATCACCAAGGGCTCAAGCAACTGGTCAGCGATTTAAACTATCACTATCGACAACAACCAGCGCTGCACCATTTTGACTTTGATCATCGCGGTTTTCAGTGGATCAACTGCAATGATGCATCGCAATCAGTGCTTAGCTACATTCGTCAGGATGAAAGCGGATTCGTCATCGTGGTGCTGAATTTCACCCCTGTGGTTCGCCATCATTACCGCATCGGCGTACCGCGTGGTGGGAACTATTGCGAGCTGCTGAATTCTGACGGTCATGCCTATGGTGGTAGCAACCAGGGCAATGGTGGCCAACTCACCGCGGAAAATCATGCCTGCATGGGCTTCGATCATTCGCTCAGCCTCACCCTACCCCCATTGGGAGGGATGATACTCAAACCGATATAGCGGTTATAATTCGCAAATCAACTATCAAGTCTGAAACATATACTGTCGATTCACTGGCAAACGTACATTGAAGATACAAGGAGCACACGAGTGAGCAAGTCACTTTCCAGACTGTCCATAGACAACGGCAATTTGTTTGACAAGCACATCGGCAACGGCGGCGTCAGCGAGGAAGCGTTGCGTGCACTGTCGCCCCGGCTGGACAAACTGCGCCAGCGCTGCCAGCAATGGGTCAAACAAAAAGACTCCACCTTCCTTAATCTGCCAATCACCACCAACCTTGATCAGATCAAACGCAAAGGGCAGCAGATTGCCAACAACTACCGCCGCACCGTCGTTTTCGGCATTGGCGGCTCATCACTGGGCGGCGAAATGCTGGTACGCACCTTGGGCAGCCAGGAGCCGGCCAACACCGTTGAGTTTTATGACAACGTCGACCCCTCAACCCTGGTCGCGCTGGACAAAGTCGACTGGAATGAAACCATGCTGCTGGTGGTTTCCAAATCCGGCAACACCGCCGAGACACTATCGCAATTCCTCACCATGCTGCCCATCATGGAACACCAGCTTGGCAGCGACAAAGTCAAAGAACATGTACTGGTCATCACTG is a window from the Gammaproteobacteria bacterium genome containing:
- the glgB gene encoding 1,4-alpha-glucan branching protein GlgB produces the protein MTNFEIDSPLRQQFELICSARHHDPFAVLGRHQQDKICSVRFYNPHASSARILPLDEPMLSTDMEGVFIWQGPAQKLPANYQIQWQHIEGHQIVQHDPYAFDAQISEFDLHLFGEGKHWHAYQFLGANRRVIGDIEGVLFATWAPNASRVSVVGDFNQWDGRRHPMRNRGSSGVWELFIPGCQAGDLYKFEIRNRDTGLAVSKTDPYGKAFELRPKSACYVNTSDYVWQDQQWQRAREQANWLHQPLSIYELHLGSWHRNEHGGFLNYRELAERLVPYIKELGFTHIELLPITEHPLDASWGYQALGYFAPTSRFGSPDDFRYFVDLCHQNNIGVILDWVPAHFPSDSHGLARFDGTALYEHDDPRKGFHRDWGTLIYNYSRPEVKNFLLSSAFYWLEEFHLDGLRVDAVASMLYLDYSRDPNDWIPNQYGGRENLEAIDFLREMNSVTHAEHPGTLIMAEESTAWPGVSRPVYTGGLGFSTKWNMGWMHDTLDYMQHDPVHRHFHHNQLTFGLLYSFTENFILPFSHDEVVHGKGSLRSKMPGDEWQQFANLRLLYTYMFTYPGKKLLFMGCEFGQGPEWNHQHSLDWYVLQYPHHQGLKQLVSDLNYHYRQQPALHHFDFDHRGFQWINCNDASQSVLSYIRQDESGFVIVVLNFTPVVRHHYRIGVPRGGNYCELLNSDGHAYGGSNQGNGGQLTAENHACMGFDHSLSLTLPPLGGMILKPI